One window of the Podospora pseudocomata strain CBS 415.72m chromosome 7, whole genome shotgun sequence genome contains the following:
- a CDS encoding hypothetical protein (COG:O; MEROPS:MER0185433; EggNog:ENOG503NUAQ), producing the protein MAGALQPEDSRDRAVSSEPCSTRPNPFDDSDISSRKRRRTSLNSVSRSRSVDTIISSPPSPAAGEVPAALKSDSAMKVDSDPTISTIPTTPEQKPLDLDAEPPSALTSRHVTINVRTPSRLPGASPDSPLSPSFRATTPASPTNVVKLSIEDSELDMAQEDAAQDTPVSSASGHSSPPVEVIAIPPDEDDDFEDGGSIAILDGNEQDPIGVDLYQDPTLNFPCREDHDSWLDAVTKATNYFANHIQIAQKLQEFIEDYLVFAENSSHKRFVISFLQHLDLWLNLPDIVCVMVGRVYPPQKEFRAEIFQFYKWFAKLTAFFVKKDAYDFEKIVADEQGIRLREPITPAYVSALAALVRKRGQENYQRAEDEFYTELQQVIGCFQSYNTTPGGTLTHVLNLAKAEVELIPQYPKLADHVTNLSSLATAVLGRCFFVHSHDSPQAAQRARALIARGYHFFLHMSTSLSTFVDKGPNHFSPENAATLLAALTEIYQIALHVDDVVPHEIIANFRRTHPMLATSHLPEAIAHLWKFNIFVRLIKSGQMQLRVMAAHHMCNDLIGMYKKYHEQGETPNMTTMRFYGEYLLQTGLVKYLLGPTCHPEIAAESHNIIGFLVVSRTYSNEHTDTWWHTVTTTQDTRISDALILMSTRYTHLLPYDVLLHLCEKLNTVPADSFTEPMRLLLLGILQQLMEKTREHRTIPDPPPYELCTRLIKESSCFGPHSPVAHPLLQEAAIKKFREILTHGHGPTIDIRRAIVVECLNDIAHPTWSAIGSLWVLHLMARNQIQQNFILLAQENDLPRLLVEELEAAIPAAHAAGFPAVLSGAHNLPRRELLGALIRHKNGLVTKELGLKLWQLLVGPGASCQQDRDVAWELLLTASEQTQIENRFTSTCFTDYLPTLEPEFFCQGTLDFVRAKVLPLVNDPGSIVLDDEESVDHAGIELLWHIVLTALPNSTVAKHAIRTLVRDVYIESKSILTFSYYRARKVHLGLVRRCLRQLSGAASRLKSFAESSIASDDADAMDVVPSYQEVQEQDLIFVRSLSVLREFHRLHQEKPAFCAPDLQSLILDPPRDVEGESAELKYQSFDETTQTPVQPLSIGKLNTTASLLASIRQVTGFNNYRMYYRGAPFVPTEDQICKSLEDLQIHNGLILVKKDSETVVSARARPGASAVDVEILGHFEELWGYLSLEEKLAREIYVFLVKLPADEGILKAIDTPSLSYQDLFPVGQSFKSLYAVYALREYLSDRRKRLNAAKFDAGCENTHESLRMYADSLTRVMSLVVPAISHDVASQCPSHELRTELETALLDMFVSLSTEQELPEEASQYLDEALLLRLLTNLAAAVSGCPPAHVRRCFQSILEACCLSEAFMAAFCAKPEVPPLIERMLLHEPCSPVSKKTAALIRQKCGMEDSFEGHPARTRATAFRKLFWPLVCGLVEPAVRNRSIEVLNLCLDLFRAVRSAQPELLEVGKLSRQWFDLLAAYDTTEDVTKPHVTDQVASLLVRLVDALINSYTGAQRRELLPAEPEMGLDLFWKHLFNSMDEIRDYVSGPPILTPHTRANLMSIILATLDAHPGDLQGILDAMHDLVLLHPRSDEDLYHYELPQQFEREKAIRAPCGYQGLRNLSNTCYFNSLFTQLFMNHEFRRFMLGAKVRDPRYAQALLVQTQKVFAQMQDSIARSCNPEECVASIKTYEDSQIDVGVQMDVDEFYNLLFDRWEGQFSTPEDKTRFRSFYGGQLVQQVRSTECPHISERLEPFSAIQCDVKGNNSLAKSLEAYVKGEVMEGDNKYKCSTCDRHVNAVKRACLKDIPDSLIFHLKRFDFNLRSMQRNKINQHFEFPDKIDMRPYTIDHLSNPSAEGEGLEDVFELVGVLVHSGTAESGHYYSYTRERPSSSEQPTWIEFNDDVVTAWNPANLEHACFGGPDYSVQYQSNGVQYDKQYSAYMLFYERASSLAASQQKYLQQAKLSVPLRVPVPDRLEGSIHEQNTLLLRRHCLFDPYQIQFVISALIRLRTIQPLCSDGHSLETTALWMAIGHLDQVASRVKDTPHFSELAARIQNLVQSCGGCSHLLIKYFDETPETFRVMLQRNVDPDVRQGVGNLVLRTIQTVKEQIPSFYYGPGTEVGEDDASDEGGSTDIETILTLINQLWLHFHTNLRSWPEVFGFMLAFVQLGPKELAGFVGHGHLESLLWIIAADPGLGDLPPQIYRMAGAVSRRQQTRAPSYEAILALLDYVLARVPITEPHDRTRYARQQADWGSMLTMTNAEAKVLWMEWPKYGCNIFVDRLILIGQNEKATHSILTNLMKQSVQMEEAIYRTLRQGISGSTSHGTLSAPYLKVAGQIFLRYASGFGMVNDLIRHVTQECKNLQTAEGKAFLDFQRIAFDGPRECSGENEEDIHLIGLENLVEWAPSLLGYYEPAVGAEVEQFLQERLFTHRTYTVQAENIISEEDSDEDEGMGMAERMNQTARALGLQCLYYLRDNYVIRNADVSQHVVASLQRVITKCRKYFDLENPAEDKQGQEFTELSTVILESVTRLTVVEELEEDGSDWENSSICSGQLDSFGVFAANAALQDVDLQ; encoded by the exons ATGGCTGGAGCTCTGCAACCAGAAGACTCGCGAGATCGTGCCGTCTCTTCTGAGCCCTGCTCGACCCGTCCCAATCCCTTCGACGACAGCGATATCTCGTCACGGAAACGTCGCCGTACCTCTCTCAACAGTGTTTCCCGAAGCCGGTCGGTAGATACGATAATATCGTCTCCGCCCTCGCCTGCTGCCGGTGAGGTCCCGGCAGCTCTGAAGAGTGACTCGGCCATGAAGGTCGACTCTGACCCTACCATTTCCACAATACCTACCACCCCCGAGCAGAAGcccctcgacctcgatgCCGAGCCTCCTTCAGCATTGACATCTAGGCACGTCACAATCAACGTGAGGACTCCTTCGCGTCTACCCGGAGCTTCTCCAGACTCCCCGTTATCACCATCCTTCAGGGCAACCACCCCTGCCTCGCCCACCAATGTCGTCAAGCTGAGCATTGAGGATTCGGAGCTTGACATGGCCCAGGAGGATGCTGCGCAGGATACCCCGgtgtcgtcggcgtcgggACACAGCAGTCCGCCAGTTGAGGTGATAGCGATACCACCagatgaggacgatgattttgaggatggcgggTCTATCGCCATTCTGGATGGAAACGAGCAAGACCCCATCGGCGTCGATTTATACCAAGATCCCACTTTGAATTTCCCTTGTCGCGAAGACCATGATTCGTGGCTGGATGCGGTGACCAAAGCCACGAACTACTTTGCAAACC ACATCCAAATAGCCCAAAAGCTCCAGGAGTTCATTGAAGACTATTTGGTTTTTGCAGAGAACTCCTCGCACAAGAGATTTGTGATATCGTTCCTTCAACATCTGGATCTGTGGCTGAACTTGCCTGACATTGTCTGCGTCATGGTAGGCCGTGTTTACCCGCCGCAAAAGGAATTTCGAGCCGAAATCTTTCAGTTCTACAAGTGGTTCGCCAAGTTGACCGCCTTCTTCGTCAAGAAGGATGCTTATGACTTCGAGAAGATCGTGGCGGACGAGCAAGGAATTCGGCTCCGTGAGCCCATCACACCAGCCTATGTATCCGCCCTTGCAGCACTGGTACGGAAAAGAGGACAAGAGAATTATCAGCGCGCCGAGGACGAGTTTTACACCGAACTGCAGCAGGTCATTGGCTGCTTCCAGAGCTACAACACAACACCGGGCGGCACTCTCACCCATGTGTTGAACCTGGCCAAGGCGGAGGTAGAGCTCATCCCCCAATACCCGAAGCTTGCGGATCATGTCACCAATCTGAGCTCGCTCGCCACGGCCGTCCTGGGCCGCTGTTTCTTCGTGCACAGTCACGATAGCCCGCAGGCGGCTCAGCGTGCTAGAGCCCTCATTGCTCGCGGCTACCACTTCTTTCTTCACATGTCAACATCTCTGTCCACCTTTGTGGACAAGGGACCGAATCACTTCTCGCCCGAAAATGCTGCCACTCTCCTCGCGGCTCTCACAGAGATCTACCAGATTGCTCTTCACGTCGACGATGTTGTTCCTCACGAGATCATTGCCAATTTCCGACGAACACACCCGATGCTTGCCACCTCGCACCTGCCTGAAGCCATAGCACACCTCTGGAAGTTCAATATCTTTGTCAGGCTTATCAAATCCGGCCAAATGCAACTCCGCGTCATGGCTGCCCATCACATGTGCAACGACTTGATCGGCATGTACAAGAAATATCACGAGCAAGGAGAGACGCCAAACATGACAACGATGCGTTTTTACGGGGAGTACCTCCTTCAAACTGGCTTGGTTAAGTACCTTCTAGGGCCGACATGCCACCCAGAGATTGCAGCCGAAAGTCATAACATCATCGGCTTCCTCGTGGTATCACGCACTTACAGCAACGAGCATACGGACACCTGGTGGCACACTGTCACGACCACACAAGACACCCGGATATCAGATGCCTTGATTCTCATGTCTACTCGGTACACGCACCTGTTACCGTACGACGTGCTGCTACATCTCTGCGAGAAGCTCAACACAGTCCCTGCCGATTCCTTTACAGAACCGAtgcggctgttgttgctgggtATTCTTCAGCAGCTCATGGAGAAGACCCGCGAGCACCGCACGATTCCAGACCCACCTCCCTACGAGCTGTGTACGCGACTAATCAAGGAATCATCCTGTTTTGGCCCACACTCGCCAGTGGCTCATCCCCTCCTGCAGGAGGCTGCTATAAAGAAGTTTCGTGAGATTTTAACACACGGACACGGCCCCACGATCGATATTCGGCGGGCCATCGTCGTGGAATGCTTGAATGATATTGCCCATCCAACCTGGTCAGCCATCGGAAGCTTATGGGTACTGCATCTTATGGCACGGAATCAGATTCAACAAAATTTCATATTGCTGGCCCAGGAGAATGACCTTCCGAGGCtcttggtggaggagcttgaagcTGCTATTCCGGCAGCTCATGCCGCAGGATTCCCCGCCGTCCTCAGTGGAGCCCACAACCTGCCGCGGAGAGAGCTTCTTGGAGCCCTCATCAGGCACAAGAACGGACTCGTAACGAAGGAACTGGGACTCAAGCTGTGGCAGCTCCTGGTGGGGCCTGGAGCATCCTGTCAACAAGACAGGGATGTCGCATGGGAGCTTCTCTTGACTGCATCGGAGCAGACTCAAATTGAAAATCGGTTCACGTCAACCTGCTTCACCGATTATCTTCCGACCCTGGAGCCCGAGTTTTTTTGCCAGGGCACTCTCGACTTCGTCCGTGCCAAAGTGTTGCCTCTGGTCAATGACCCCGGGAGCATTGTgctcgatgatgaagagagtGTTGATCATGCGGGAATCGAACTTTTGTGGCACATAGTTCTGACCGCGTTACCCAACAGCACCGTCGCCAAACATGCAATCCGCACACTTGTTCGGGATGTCTACATCGAGAGCAAGTCCATCCTAACATTTTCTTATTACCGTGCCAGGAAGGTGCACCTGGGCCTTGTCCGGCGGTGTCTGCGGCAGCTGTCAGGGGCTGCCTCAAGACTCAAGTCATTTGCAGAGAGCAGCATCGCTAGtgatgatgccgatgccATGGATGTCGTGCCCTCGTATCAGGAGGTGCAGGAGCAAGACTTGATTTTTGTGCGTTCCCTGAGCGTTCTGCGAGAGTTTCATCGGCTTCATCAGGAAAAGCCTGCCTTCTGTGCCCCGGATTTGCAATCTCTGATTCTAGACCCGCCGCGAGACGTGGAGGGCGAGTCGGCCGAGCTCAAGTACCAGTCATTCGACGAAACCACCCAGACTCCCGTTCAGCCACTTAGCATTGGCAAGCTCAACACGACAGCGTCCCTTCTGGCTAGTATCCGCCAAGTAACAGGGTTCAACAATTACAGAATGTACTACCGCGGAGCTCCCTTTGTACCCACAGAAGACCAGATCTGCAAGTCTCTCGAAGATCTCCAGATTCACAACGGCCTCATCCTGGTCAAGAAGGATTCCGAGACAGTTGTGTCGGCAAGAGCCCGACCAGGTGCATCTGCGGTAGATGTCGAAATCCTCGGGCACTTTGAAGAGCTTTGGGGATACTTGTCTctggaggagaagttggCTCGTGAG ATCTACGTCTTCTTGGTAAAGCTACCTGCTGACGAAGGCATACTCAAGGCCATCGACACGCCTTCGCTTTCTTATCAAGATCTGTTCCCCGTGGGCCAATCCTTCAAGTCGCTCTATGCCGTGTACGCACTTCGAGAGTACCTGTCTGACCGTCGTAAACGTCTGAACGCGGCGAAATTCGATGCAGGTTGCGAGAATACGCACGAGTCACTTCGCATGTATGCAGACTCACTGACCCGGGTCATGTCGCTGGTTGTTCCCGCAATCTCACATGATGTGGCATCCCAGTGCCCGAGCCACGAGCTGCGGACCGAGTTGGAAACGGCTCTTTTGGACATGTTTGTGTCTCTTTCAACCGAACAGGAGCTACCAGAGGAAGCATCTCAGTACCTCGACGAGGCCTTGCTATTACGACTCTTGACAAATCTGGCCGCTGCGGTCTCGGGGTGTCCGCCCGCTCATGTGAGGAGATGCTTCCAGAGCATTCTTGAGGCTTGTTGTTTGAGCGAAGCCTTTATGGCTGCGTTCTGCGCCAAACCAGAAGTTCCCCCTCTGATCGAGAGAATGCTACTTCATGAACCTTGCTCACCGGTCAGCAAGAAAACTGCCGCGCTCATCCGACAAAAGTGTGGGATGGAGGACTCATTCGAGGGTCATCCTGCCCGCACCAGAGCTACGGCTTTCAGGAAGCTGTTCTGGCCACTGGTATGCGGGCTTGTAGAACCTGCAGTCAGGAATCGGTCAATTGAGGTGCTCAACTTATGTCTGGACCTCTTCAGAGCAGTGAGGAGCGCACAGCCAGAGCTCCTCGAGGTTGGAAAGCTGTCGCGTCAGTGGTTTGACCTGTTGGCCGCATATGACACCACCGAGGATGTGACCAAGCCCCACGTCACCGATCAGGTGGCCAGTCTTCTTGTTCGGCTGGTGGACGCCCTGATCAACAGCTACACGGGCGCGCAGCGAAGGGAACTCCTCCCAGCAGAGCCGGAGATGGGGCTGGATCTGTTTTGGAAACACCTCTTCAATTCTATGGACGAGATACGAGACTATGTGTCTGGACCGCCGATTCTTACACCCCACACCCGAGCAAACCTGATGAGCATCATATTAGCAACACTTGATGCCCATCCGGGCGATCTGCAAGGGATTCTCGATGCCATGCATGATTTggttcttcttcatccccgtAGCGATGAAGACTTATATCACTACGAATTACCCCAGCAGTtcgagagggaaaaggctATACGGGCACCTTGTGGTTACCAGGGCCTCCGAAATCTCTCAAACACCTGCTATTTCAATTCGTTGTTTACACAGCTGTTCATGAACCACGAATTTCGAAGGTTTATGCTGGGCGCTAAAGTTAGGGATCCTCGCTACGCACAGGCTCTTCTTGTCCAGACGCAGAAAGTCTTTGCGCAAATGCAGGACAGCATCGCGCGCTCCTGCAACCCCGAGGAGTGCGTGGCCAGCATCAAGACATATGAGGATAGTCAGATTGATGTTGGCGTTCAAATGGATGTGGACGAGTTCTACAACCTGTTGTTTGATCGCTGGGAAGGACAGTTCTCTACACCAGAGGACAAGACCCGGTTCCGCTCGTTTTACGGTGGCCAACTTGTGCAGCAAGTCCGGTCTACAGAGTGTCCCCACATCTCTGAACGACTGGAACCCTTTTCGGCAATCCAATGCGACGTCAAAGGCAACAACTCTTTGGCTAAGAGCCTGGAGGCCTATGTCAAGGGTGAGGTCATGGAAGGAGACAACAAGTACAAGTGCTCAACCTGTGACCGTCATGTCAACGCCGTAAAGAGGGCCTGCCTAAAAGACATACCAGACAGCCTCATCTTCCACTTGAAACGCTTTGACTTCAACCTGCGCTCCATGCAACGAAACAAGATCAATCAGCACTTTGAGTTTCCGGACAAGATCGATATGAGACCCTACACGATTGATCACCTCAGCAACCCCTcggccgagggcgagggactCGAGGACGTCTTCGAGCTCGTGGGTGTCTTGGTTCATTCTGGAACAGCAGAATCGGGCCACTACTACTCGTATACCCGCGAGCGCCCAAGCAGCAGCGAGCAGCCGACTTGGATCGAATTCAACGACGATGTAGTAACGGCCTGGAACCCAGCGAACTTGGAACATGCCTGTTTCGGGGGTCCGGATTACTCAGTACAGTATCAGTCCAACGGCGTTCAGTACGACAAACAATACAGCGCTTACATGCTGTTCTATGAGCGAGCATCATCTCTGGCAGCAAGTCAGCAAAAGTACCTTCAGCAAGCCAAGCTTTCGGTGCCACTTCGCGTGCCGGTGCCAGACCGCTTGGAGGGGTCCATCCATGAGCAAAACACGTTATTGCTCCGGAGGCATTGCTTGTTTGACCCATACCAAATCCAGTTTGTGATCTCGGCCCTGATACGCCTCAGGACGATCCAGCCGCTGTGTAGCGATGGCCATAGCCTGGAGACCACGGCTCTGTGGATGGCGATTGGGCACTTGGATCAGGTTGCGTCCCGCGTCAAGGACACTCCTCACTTCTCTGAACTTGCTGCCCGCATTCAAAACCTGGTTCAGAGCTGTGGGGGCTGTTCTCACCTTCTCATCAAGTACTTTGACGAGACTCCGGAGACTTTTAGGGTGATGCTCCAGAGAAATGTCGATCCTGATGTTCGCCAAGGCGTTGGCAACCTAGTGCTCCGAACCATTCAGACTGTCAAGGAGCAAATCCCTTCGTTCTATTATGGGCCAGGAACAGAGGTTGGCGAAGATGACGCATCCGACGAGGGCGGATCTACGGACATTGAGACAATCCTGACGTTGATCAACCAGCTCTGGCTTCACTTCCACACcaaccttcgatcatggCCTGAAGTGTTCGGTTTCATGCTGGCTTTCGTGCAGCTAGGTCCTAAAGAACTCGCGGGCTTCGTTGGACACGGCCACCTCGAGTCACTACTGTGGATTATAGCAGCCGATCCTGGCCTCGGCGACTTGCCACCACAGATTTACAGGATGGCCGGGGCAGTCTCTCGGAGACAACAGACTCGAGCGCCGTCCTACGAAGCCATCCTCGCTCTGCTGGACTACGTGCTCGCACGAGTGCCGATAACGGAGCCCCACGATAGGACCCGTTATGCTCGTCAACAAGCTGACTGGGGCTCGATGCTCACCATGACCAACGCCGAAGCCAAAGTCCTGTGGATGGAGTGGCCCAAGTACGGGTGCAATATCTTTGTGGATCGACTTATCCTGATTGGACAGAACGAAAAGGCCACCCACTCGATTCTCACAAATTTGATGAAGCAGAGTGTGCAGATGGAGGAAGCAATTTATAGGACGTTGCGTCAGGGGATCAGTGGCAGCACTTCGCATGGCACACTATCCGCACCCTATCTCAAGGTGGCTGGTCAGATCTTTCTTCGTTACGCCAGCGGATTTGGGATGGTCAACGACTTGATCCGCCATGTGACCCAGGAATGTAAAAACCTGCAGACTGCAGAGGGCAAGGCGTTTTTGGATTTCCAGCGGATAGCATTTGATGGTCCGAGAGAGTGTTCGGGAGAAAACGAGGAAGATATCCATCTGATCGGTCTTGAGAACTTGGTGGAATGGGCCCCCAGCTTGCTTGGGTATTATGAACCGGCTGTCGGGGCAGAAGTCGAGCAGTTCTTGCAAGAGAGGCTTTTCACTCACCGCACCTATACTGTGCAAGCCGAGAACATCATATCCGAGGAGGATTCGGACGAAGATGAGGGCATGGGTATGGCTGAAAGGATGAACCAGACTGCCAGGGCACTTGGTCTACAGTGTCTCTACTACCTACGCGACAACTATGTTATCCGAAATGCCGATGTCTCCCAGCATGTTGTCGCAAGCTTACAGCGAGTGATCACCAAGTGCAGGAAGTACTTCGACCTCGAAAACCCGGCTGAAGACAAGCAGGGCCAAGAGTTCACCGAGCTTAGCACGG TGATCTTGGAGTCGGTGACGAGACTTACAGTcgtcgaggagcttgaggaagACGGCTCGG ACTGGGAGAACTCATCGATCTGCTCTGGGCAGCTCGACAGCTTTGGCGTCTTTGCAGCAAACGCCGCACTGCAGGATGTGGACTTGCAGTGA
- the POP3 gene encoding RNase P and RNase MRP subunit (EggNog:ENOG503P6KZ; COG:S), with the protein MERKRIVHTLDTPFSVVEWPQISQEDQDVILELLCHLLSPLGTHRRLFVTPSKGMRDRKRKRAQDEDPVPPTPELAGYVDVGLSHISRTLQTMSGKDAKPYSVVFVARSGQSSAFHCHFPQMVALASRSQPPEKAVRLVGISKACEDNLSAALGIPRVSSIALREDAPQAKGLVDFVREHVKPVEVAWLKEARAGQYLDTKIDAVPTKIGVKKKA; encoded by the exons ATGGAACGCAAAAGAATTGTCCACACGTTGGACACCCCATTTTCTGTCGTCGAGTG GCCACAAATAAGTCAGGAAGACCAAGATGTAATTTTAGAGCTCCTCTGCCA TTTGCTTTCGCCTCTTGGGACTCATCGAAGATTATTTGTCACGCCATCAAAAGGCATGAGAGATCGAAAACGCAAGCGTGCCCAAGATGAAGACCCTGTTCCCCCAACTCCGGAGCTTGCTGGATACGTAGACGTGGGCCTGTCTCATATCTCCAGGACTCTCCAAACCATGTCTGGCAAGGACGCGAAGCCGTACAGCGTCGTCTTCGTGGCCCGGTCTGGTCAGTCGTCCGCGTTTCACTGCCATTTTCCCCAGATGGTTGCGCTCGCTTCTCGGTCTCAGCCGCCAGAAAAGGCTGTCAGGTTGGTTGGTATCTCCAAGGCATGTGAGGACAACCTGAGCGCAGCCCTGGGCATCCCTCGAGTTTCCAGCATAGCTCTGCGAGAAGATGCTCCGCAGGCCAAAGGTCTTGTGGACTTTGTGCGCGAGCACGTCAAGCCAGTTGAGGTTGCATGGCTCAAAGAGGCCCGAGCAGGCCAATATCTCGACACCAAAATTGACGCCGTGCCTACCAAGATAggcgtcaagaagaaggcttga
- a CDS encoding hypothetical protein (EggNog:ENOG503NW0S; COG:C) yields the protein MPSSLTRSLPRGLTGSSPRQLFLSTSLAPTSLVSSRNFSFKKGPPTKEKVIILGSGWAGYSLARTLSPTKYDRIIISPRPYFVFTPLLASTSVGTLEFRTVLEPVRRLPGGNINFYQGWADDIDFSRKTITVETNAAEEAASKTVVPPPGGQIPLRDKGEVIEVQYDKLIIACGAYSQTFGIEGVREHAHFLRDIGDARRVRLRVLSLFEQCSYPSSSSPNSNGHVLTDDDKRALLHFAVVGGGPTGIEWAAELHDFIRDDLGKMYPELMRFVKITVYDVAPKVLPMFDKALADYAMGHFARQGIEVKTEHHLERIRLADGKLGRRHGAVRIKIREVEENGGEVGAGMVVWSTGLMANPLIAKLAEKEVVVSKSKNPMTGEVLERRRLVRDKRSGGLVVDGYMRALSVDADAKPEEGNELEKKPLDGVYVIGDCSFIENDPLPKTAQVAAQEAQYLAKELNKGISPGQDGKEFKFRNWGTMTYLGGWKAIHQSKADELKGWVAWVLWRGAYLTKAMSWRNKLLVPIYWVISWIFGRGISRF from the exons ATGCCCTCTTCCCTCACCCGGTCCCTCCCACGGGGGCTGACCGGCTCCTCACCCCGCCAACTCTTCCTCTCAACCTCTCTAGCTCCCACCTCTTTAGTCTCCTCCCGGAACTTTAGCTTCAAGAAAG gcccccccaccaaagaAAAGGTAATCATCCTCGGCTCCGGCTGGGCAGGCTACTCCCTAGCccgcaccctctcccccaccaaataCGACCGCATCATAATCTCCCCCCGCCCCTACTtcgtcttcacccccctcctcgcctccacctCGGTCGGCACCCTCGAGTTCCGCACCGTCCTCGAGCCCGtccgccgcctccccggCGGCAACATCAACTTCTACCAAGGCTGGGCAGACGACATTGACTTCTCCCGCAAGACCATCACCGTCGAGACCAAcgccgccgaggaagccGCCTCCAAAACTGTCGTCCCACCCCCCGGAGGGCAAATCCCGCTCCGGGACAAGGGAGAGGTTATCGAGGTCCAGTACGACAAGCTGATCATTGCGTGCGGAGCCTACAGCCAGACGTTTGGGATTGAGGGGGTAAGGGAGCATGCCCATTTCCTGAGGGATATCGGTGATGCTAGGAGGGTGAGGCTACGGGTGTTGAGCCTGTTTGAGCAGTGCTCTtaccccagcagcagcagccccaacagcaacgggCATGTTCTTACCGATGATGACAAGAGGGCTTTGTTGCACTTTGCCGTTGTGGGGGGCGGTCCGACGGGGATCGAATGGGCGGCTGAGCTCCACGATTTTATCCGTGACGATTTGGGAAAGATGTACCCCGAGCTGATGCGCTTTGTCAAAATCACGGTTTATGATGTCGCGCCAAAGGTGCTGCCGATGTTTGACAAGGCTTTGGCGGATTATGCGATGGGGCATTTTGCCAGGCAGGGGATCGAGGTCAAGACGGAGCACCATCTGGAAAGGATCAGGCTTGCGGATGGGAAGTTGGGGAGACGGCACGGGGCGGTGCGGATCAAGATTAGGGAAGTCGAGGagaatgggggggaggttggggcggggatggtggtttggaGTACGGGGTTGATGGCTAATCCTCTGATTGCAAAGttggctgagaaggaggtggtggtgagtaaGAGTAAGAATCCGAtgacgggggaggtgctggagaggaggaggttggttaGGGACAAGAggagtggggggttggtggtggatgggtaTATGAGGGCTTTGAGCGTGGATGCTGATGCTAAGCCTGAGGAAGGAAAtgagttggagaagaagccgttGGATGGGGTGTACGTCATTGGAGATTGCAGTTTTATCGAGAATGACCCCCTCCCAAAGACGGCGCAGGTTGCTGCTCAGGAGGCGCAGTATCTGGCTAAGGAGCTGAACAAGGGGATTTCACCAGGTCAGGACGGGAAGGAGTTCAAGTTCAGGAATTGGGGGACGATGACGTATctgggtgggtggaaggccATTCACCAGAGCAAGGCCGATGAGCTCAAGGGGTGGGTGGCATGGGTCCTTTGGAGGGGAGCCTATCTCACCAAGGCGATGTCGTGGAGGAATAAGTTGCTTGTGCCGATTTACTGGGTAATCTCCTGGATCTTTGGACGGGGTATCAGCCGATTCTAA